In the Engystomops pustulosus chromosome 2, aEngPut4.maternal, whole genome shotgun sequence genome, one interval contains:
- the CNR2 gene encoding cannabinoid receptor 2 — MTSSWINNLDNITMNQCSTDSNSSTRCSTQGIDIQCYLILESNTQKIFIAIICIVMGALCILENILVLCMIFTSVRLRKKPSYLFISSLATADLLASLIFSYSFIDFHVFHGAGTPSVFLFKLGGVTLSFTASLGSLLLTAFDRYICIHKPSSYKLMVTRKRALLALTVMWISTTIISYLPLMGVNCCDLEVTCSELFPLIGNKFLSSWIVLVVILLSAIIFSYSHILWKAHRHTSYMKKHNIQAEKGQARVRLDIMLAKTLALVLIVLIVCWSPALIIMIHSLIYTLDAKTKAVFAFCSTLCLVNSMVNPIVYALRSRELRRRLIRVLRKLKCLKKPSESQDSQEANGAGRNLAFEATGDDTLCDTEVSI, encoded by the coding sequence ATGACAAGTTCCTGGATTAACAATTTGGACAACATTACAATGAATCAGTGTAGCACTGACTCCAATAGTTCTACAAGATGTTCTACCCAAGGTATAGATATCCAATGCTACCTGATCCTCGAAAGCAATACACAGAAAATCTTTATTGCAATTATTTGCATTGTAATGGGTGCTTTATGTATCCTGGAGAATATATTGGTCCTCTGTATGATTTTTACCTCTGTGCGTCTCAGAAAAAAACCTTCCTACCTGTTTATCAGCAGTCTGGCTACAGCAGACCTACTAGCAAGTCTTATATTCTCCTATAGCTTCATTGACTTTCATGTTTTTCATGGTGCTGGTACTCCTTCTGTTTTTTTATTCAAACTTGGTGGTGTCACCTTGTCATTCACAGCTTCACTTGGGAGTTTACTTCTAACTGCTTTTGACCGCTACATTTGTATTCACAAGCCATCTTCATATAAGCTAATGGTGACCCGAAAGAGAGCACTCTTGGCACTGACAGTTATGTGGATTAGCACCACCATCATCTCATATTTACCTCTCATGGGTGTTAACTGCTGTGATCTGGAAGTCACTTGCTCAGAACTGTTTCCATTGATCGGAAACAAATTTTTGTCAAGTTGGATTGTATTAGTAGTGATCCTTCTCAGTGCTATAATATTTTCCTACAGCCATATTCTATGGAAGGCACACAGGCATACAAGCTATATGAAAAAGCATAACATCCAAGCAGAAAAAGGACAAGCCCGAGTAAGACTGGATATTATGTTGGCCAAAACCCTTGCACTTGTATTAATTGTGCTTATTGTTTGCTGGAGTCCAGCTCTTATAATTATGATTCACAGTCTCATATATACTTTAGATGCAAAGACAAAGGCTGTGTTTGCATTTTGTAGCACTCTTTGTTTGGTCAACTCCATGGTTAACCCAATAGTCTACGCCCTAAGAAGCAGAGAGTTACGCCGCAGGTTAATCAGAGTTCTACGAAAACTGAAGTGTCTGAAGAAACCATCTGAAAGTCAGGACAGTCAAGAAGCAAATGGAGCGGGAAGGAACCTAGCTTTTGAAGCTACTGGTGATgacaccctgtgtgatactgaagtCAGTATTTAA